Part of the Peptococcaceae bacterium genome, AACAAATAGTCGTCTATAATTCTCACCGCCTGGAAATCCCGGTGGGCTTCCAGTCCCTTCAAGTCCTTGGGAAACCTGCTGTGGTGATAATCCAAAAGCAGCCCGTGCGCCAGAACGGTCCCGATGCTGTTCCCCGCCGTGTTCCAGCCGGCATAGGCATCCGCCGTCTCGTACAGTTTATCCACACCCACGGCCTCAAGCAAACCCTCATCCGCCCTGTTTGTGCAGGCTATATCAGCCAAAGCGATGATGCCGTCCCGGCTCCGGCGGCCCTGCAGCGTATCGCATAAAGACCGGGCATAAGCAGGATCACGCAGGGGCTGGCTGTGTATATAGACCGCAATCCGGCCGCTTTCTTCCAGGCTTGCTCCCAGGTATTCCACTCTTTCCCTTGTCATCTCTCCCGCCGAAACACCTTCGTAAGGAAAGATCGTCTCCTGATCCGCGGGGTTTAACCAGGTTACGGCAACCGACGCTTTTTTCGCCGGGCCGGCAATCTTCCTGGCAAGAACCAGCATAGTCAGGTCATCCGCCCCGTGAATGAATTTTATTCTCTCCCCCAGGCCTTTTTGCGCGGCTGCGGCCTGCAGCCTTTCGAATACCCTGCTGTTTAACCCGTAAGGAACCGCATCGTCAATCCCCACCACCAATTCTTTGCAAAGGCTGGCCTGCGTCAGATCAAACAGGGCGCCTGCCAGGTTTTCAGCTCCCTGATAGACTGCCTTGTAGGACGCCAGGATTTGTGGGGGCAGTTTTCTTTCCAGCCTGGAGACCTCAACCCGCAAGAACGCTTCTTCCTTTTCCGTAAACTGCTGGCGATCATCATTTTCAAGCCTGCCGACCAATTCTGCCCAGCGCGCCAAATCTTCACGGTAGTTCCACAGATCTGTGAACTGGCTGGGAAGGTGACGCGGCACTATATATAGAAGTGTAATATCTTTGTTTTTATTATTTTTTAAAAATGTCGCCAGCCGGTCAAGCCTGCTTCTTAGATCGCTGTAAGAAGCAGCATCCCTGGAAGCAATAAGCCCCCCATTAATTATTTCGTTAACGCTGATGACCATTTTCCCCGCCAGGTCCCGGTTTTCCTCCAGCCACGCCAGCAACTCGTCTGCCGGCGCAGGCTTCAAATACAAATCAAGTTTTTCCGGGGGCGGCAGGATTACTTCCGCACCGCCGAGTTTCCCCAGCATTTGCGCGTACTGGGTGTTAACCGGCCGGCTGTCCAGGGGCACGAGAAGAATAACCTGGCGGGCGTACCGGAATAAAGAAAGGTAAGCAATAACTACGGCCGCAAAGATAATCAGGCTCGTCAGGACCAGGATGCGTTTCACGGGAACCTCCTTATGGCGAGCTTTACCTTTCTTTATTATAACAGGAATGCAAACAGTTAAACACTATCCAGGTCGGCAAAAGAACCCATTTCATTGATTATTTTACAGGCCGCATCAATGAGGGAAAAAGCCAGGGCGGCACCCGTCCCTTCTCCGAGGCGCATGTTCATCAGGAGCAGCGGTTCCATTTCCAGCTTCTCCAAAACCAGCCTGGCCCCTTTTTCCGCCGAAAGGTGCGATGGAATGAGGTAGTTTCTTACCAGGGGGTTCAGCCTGACCG contains:
- a CDS encoding DUF4127 family protein, with translation MKRILVLTSLIIFAAVVIAYLSLFRYARQVILLVPLDSRPVNTQYAQMLGKLGGAEVILPPPEKLDLYLKPAPADELLAWLEENRDLAGKMVISVNEIINGGLIASRDAASYSDLRSRLDRLATFLKNNKNKDITLLYIVPRHLPSQFTDLWNYREDLARWAELVGRLENDDRQQFTEKEEAFLRVEVSRLERKLPPQILASYKAVYQGAENLAGALFDLTQASLCKELVVGIDDAVPYGLNSRVFERLQAAAAQKGLGERIKFIHGADDLTMLVLARKIAGPAKKASVAVTWLNPADQETIFPYEGVSAGEMTRERVEYLGASLEESGRIAVYIHSQPLRDPAYARSLCDTLQGRRSRDGIIALADIACTNRADEGLLEAVGVDKLYETADAYAGWNTAGNSIGTVLAHGLLLDYHHSRFPKDLKGLEAHRDFQAVRIIDDYLFQGIVRREFNRWAQKEGIDTADFGSRWGEANQKLRELMTPHLQDLGYEKYTVVFPWARSFEIKVTVPVSGQAAKRSS